One window of Mesorhizobium loti R88b genomic DNA carries:
- a CDS encoding four-carbon acid sugar kinase family protein, with protein MQNLLLSYYGDDLTGSTDVMEALELGGVSTVLFMRQPDAAQLAQFSHCRAVGLAGTSRSETPQWMDTHLKDAFGWLKTLNAAICHYKICSTFDSSPMIGNIGRAIEIGRAVFAQDCVPLLVGAPQLKRYTAFGHLFAAYRDRYYRIDRHPVMSRHPTTPMDEADLLIHLSRQTELASGLLDLATLQSASRSQAFDHLVRNSAAIVLVDVDSRETQALAGKEIWHRRKPSGSFVAGSSGIEYALLAEWAEAATVDAEPRFSPPGAADRIAVVSGSCSPTTERQIRHALTDGFDGINVDPVELISETSEQAIARAATAARGSLQAGRSVILYTALGPTADRGTEIDRQEGARHKLGRGLGTLLRQLTEQQELKRVIIAGGDTSSHALGQMGVDALTVRMPLPASPGSPLCVAHSRVNAIDGLEVALKGGQVGTDRYFSAIRDGRGG; from the coding sequence ATGCAGAACCTGCTGCTGAGCTATTATGGCGACGACCTCACCGGTTCGACCGACGTCATGGAGGCGCTCGAGCTCGGCGGTGTGTCGACGGTGCTGTTCATGCGCCAGCCGGACGCGGCGCAGCTCGCGCAATTCTCGCACTGCCGCGCTGTTGGGCTGGCAGGCACCAGCCGCAGCGAGACGCCGCAGTGGATGGACACGCATCTCAAGGATGCCTTCGGCTGGCTGAAGACGTTGAACGCCGCCATCTGCCACTACAAGATCTGCTCGACCTTCGATTCCAGCCCGATGATCGGCAACATCGGCCGGGCGATCGAGATCGGACGCGCCGTCTTTGCACAGGACTGCGTGCCGCTGCTGGTCGGCGCACCGCAGCTCAAACGCTACACGGCGTTCGGCCATCTGTTCGCGGCCTATCGCGACCGATACTACCGCATCGACCGCCATCCGGTGATGAGCCGCCACCCGACCACGCCGATGGACGAAGCGGACCTTCTGATCCATCTGTCGCGGCAGACCGAGCTTGCCTCGGGATTGCTCGATCTGGCGACGCTGCAGTCCGCGTCGCGATCGCAGGCATTCGATCACCTTGTCAGGAATAGCGCGGCCATCGTGCTTGTCGATGTCGACAGCCGGGAGACCCAGGCGCTGGCTGGCAAGGAGATATGGCACAGGCGCAAGCCAAGCGGTTCCTTCGTCGCCGGCTCCTCCGGCATCGAGTATGCATTGCTCGCCGAATGGGCGGAGGCTGCCACCGTGGACGCCGAGCCTCGCTTTTCGCCGCCGGGCGCAGCCGATCGGATCGCGGTGGTGTCGGGCAGCTGCTCGCCGACCACGGAACGGCAGATCCGCCATGCGCTGACCGACGGCTTCGACGGCATCAACGTTGATCCGGTAGAACTGATCTCAGAGACTTCCGAACAAGCGATCGCGCGCGCGGCGACGGCGGCCCGCGGCAGCTTGCAGGCCGGGCGCAGCGTCATCCTCTACACTGCGCTCGGGCCCACGGCGGATCGCGGCACCGAGATCGACCGCCAGGAAGGTGCTCGCCACAAGCTCGGCCGCGGCCTTGGCACGTTGCTTCGGCAACTGACCGAGCAGCAGGAATTAAAGCGTGTCATCATCGCCGGCGGCGACACGTCGAGCCACGCGCTGGGACAGATGGGCGTCGATGCGCTGACGGTCAGGATGCCGCTGCCCGCCTCGCCGGGTTCGCCACTGTGCGTCGCCCATTCGCGTGTCAATGCCATCGACGGGCTGGAGGTCGCGCTGAAGGGTGGGCAGGTCGGAACCGACCGCTATTTCTCAGCCATTCGCGACGGTCGTGGTGGTTGA
- a CDS encoding HlyD family secretion protein — protein sequence MGQDVALKLSAFNQRVTPELNGVVNEISADLSVDERSGAGFYTVRVSLPRTGPDSWCNLRIFFRQFSL from the coding sequence ATGGGTCAGGATGTTGCGCTGAAGCTCTCGGCATTCAATCAGCGCGTGACGCCGGAACTGAACGGGGTGGTCAACGAGATCTCCGCCGATCTCAGCGTCGACGAGCGCAGCGGCGCGGGCTTCTACACGGTTCGTGTCAGCCTGCCGCGCACAGGCCCCGATAGTTGGTGTAACCTCAGAATATTTTTTCGACAATTTTCACTTTAA
- the rhmD gene encoding L-rhamnonate dehydratase, with product MPNFTIKDVRVFLVESEGDGGDYFQQGKGHWLIDTLIANPMSGHQQYKASRSSWGIGVMGSIVVELETEAGVTGVATGFGGYPAAWLVKHHFSRFLIGEDARNITRIWDQMFRASMPYGRKGLPIATISVVDLALWDLIGKLRDEPVYNLIGGKCHDEISFYCTGPAPDAVKELGFWGAKVPLPHSHFDGEGGLVKNVAYLSAQREKVGADYPLMVDCYMSLTVPYAIRLAEAAKHLGIFWWEEVLHPDDVDGFRLLKQAHPTLKWTTGEHEYTRYGFRELIKERTVDILQPDVMWVGGLTALLQIASHAAAYDIPVIPHGSGPYSYHFIASQPAEPLCEYVAASPDGRTIRPVFGKLFSGEELPGNGRLKIGSAPGFGMEIADRALLKPVV from the coding sequence ATGCCGAATTTCACCATCAAGGATGTGCGCGTCTTTCTCGTCGAGAGCGAGGGCGACGGCGGCGACTATTTCCAGCAGGGCAAGGGCCATTGGCTGATCGACACGCTGATCGCAAATCCGATGTCGGGTCACCAACAATACAAGGCGTCGCGCTCCTCCTGGGGGATCGGCGTGATGGGCTCGATCGTGGTCGAGCTCGAAACCGAAGCCGGCGTCACCGGCGTCGCCACGGGGTTCGGCGGTTACCCCGCCGCCTGGCTGGTCAAGCATCACTTTTCGCGGTTTCTGATTGGCGAGGATGCGCGCAACATCACCAGGATCTGGGACCAGATGTTCCGTGCCTCGATGCCCTATGGCCGCAAGGGCCTGCCGATCGCCACCATCTCTGTCGTCGATCTGGCGCTGTGGGATTTGATCGGCAAGCTCCGCGACGAACCGGTCTACAATCTGATCGGCGGCAAATGCCACGACGAGATCAGCTTCTACTGCACCGGCCCGGCACCCGACGCGGTCAAGGAGCTCGGTTTCTGGGGCGCCAAGGTGCCCCTGCCGCACAGCCATTTCGACGGCGAGGGCGGCCTGGTCAAGAACGTCGCCTATCTCTCGGCCCAGCGCGAGAAGGTGGGCGCCGACTACCCGCTGATGGTCGATTGCTACATGTCGCTCACCGTCCCCTATGCCATCCGCCTGGCCGAGGCAGCCAAGCATCTCGGCATCTTCTGGTGGGAGGAAGTGCTGCACCCCGACGATGTCGACGGGTTCCGGCTGTTGAAGCAGGCGCATCCGACGCTGAAATGGACGACCGGCGAACACGAATACACGCGTTACGGTTTTCGCGAGCTGATCAAGGAGAGGACCGTCGACATCCTGCAGCCCGATGTCATGTGGGTCGGCGGATTGACCGCGCTTCTACAGATCGCCTCCCATGCCGCGGCCTATGACATCCCCGTCATCCCACACGGCTCCGGCCCTTACTCCTACCACTTCATCGCCAGCCAGCCGGCCGAACCGCTCTGCGAATATGTGGCGGCCAGCCCGGACGGCCGGACGATCCGGCCAGTGTTCGGCAAATTGTTTTCCGGCGAGGAACTGCCAGGCAACGGCCGGCTGAAGATCGGAAGCGCGCCCGGTTTCGGCATGGAAATCGCGGATCGTGCCCTGTTGAAACCTGTCGTCTAG
- the rhaM gene encoding L-rhamnose mutarotase — MAERIAFRMKVHPGRIAEYKKRHDEIWPELTQALRDAGVSDYSIWHDAETDFLFATLIRTKDHTMAALPGTEINRRWWKFMADIMDYNDDGTPQVVELTPVFHQN; from the coding sequence ATGGCCGAGCGCATCGCTTTTCGCATGAAGGTCCATCCGGGCCGCATCGCCGAATACAAGAAGCGGCATGATGAGATCTGGCCCGAATTGACGCAAGCGCTGCGCGATGCCGGTGTCTCCGACTATTCGATCTGGCACGACGCCGAAACCGACTTCCTGTTCGCCACGCTGATACGAACCAAGGACCACACGATGGCCGCGCTGCCAGGCACCGAGATCAACCGGCGCTGGTGGAAATTCATGGCCGACATCATGGACTACAATGATGACGGCACGCCGCAGGTCGTCGAACTCACGCCAGTCTTTCACCAGAATTAG
- a CDS encoding SDR family NAD(P)-dependent oxidoreductase — MLLEGKRAIVTGGSRGIGRGIAVEFARQGADVVINYFGGADSGFSRDKAADETVAEIEALGRKAIAIEGNIAEPAVSTELVQAAVDAFGGVDILASNAGICPFHTFLDMPPELLRQVVDVNLNGAFFAVQAAANRMKDQGTGGAIVATSSISALVGGAMQSHYTPTKAGVHSLMQSVAIALGPYGIRCNSVMPGAIATDINKDDWSDPQKRAYLDKRIPLGRFGEPSDVAKVVAFLASDMASYVTGAALLVDGGLYVNLQ; from the coding sequence ATGCTGCTTGAAGGAAAACGCGCCATCGTCACCGGCGGCTCACGTGGCATCGGCCGCGGCATCGCGGTCGAGTTCGCTCGCCAGGGTGCCGACGTGGTCATCAATTATTTCGGCGGCGCGGATAGCGGATTTTCGCGCGATAAAGCGGCTGACGAGACTGTGGCCGAGATCGAGGCGCTTGGCCGCAAGGCCATCGCCATAGAAGGCAACATCGCCGAGCCTGCGGTCAGCACCGAACTGGTGCAGGCTGCGGTCGATGCCTTTGGCGGCGTCGACATCCTGGCCTCCAATGCGGGTATTTGCCCGTTCCACACATTCCTCGACATGCCGCCCGAACTGCTGCGGCAAGTGGTCGACGTCAATCTGAACGGCGCCTTCTTTGCGGTGCAGGCGGCGGCCAACCGCATGAAGGACCAAGGCACGGGCGGCGCCATTGTCGCCACGTCGTCGATCTCGGCGCTGGTGGGCGGCGCCATGCAGAGCCATTACACGCCGACCAAGGCGGGCGTTCATTCGCTGATGCAGTCCGTGGCCATCGCGCTTGGTCCTTATGGCATCCGCTGCAATTCCGTCATGCCGGGCGCCATCGCCACCGACATCAACAAGGACGACTGGTCCGACCCGCAAAAGCGCGCCTATCTCGACAAGCGCATCCCGCTCGGCCGCTTCGGCGAACCGTCCGACGTCGCCAAGGTCGTGGCCTTCCTGGCTTCGGACATGGCGTCCTATGTCACGGGCGCCGCGCTGCTCGTTGATGGCGGGCTATACGTCAACCTGCAATAG
- a CDS encoding FadR/GntR family transcriptional regulator, translating to MASTPRQQLERFAELVEVAYRTVSDAVAFRVADVEFHELIGTAANNAFLDQVSRSLYSLAVDQRRKASEMPGVLDQSARDHDAIVSALAAGDPKAAEVAMAAHVAHIRKTTLDVLSGADPIPFRIR from the coding sequence GTGGCCTCGACGCCGCGGCAGCAGCTCGAACGCTTCGCCGAACTGGTCGAGGTGGCCTATCGCACCGTCAGCGATGCGGTGGCGTTTCGCGTTGCCGATGTCGAGTTTCACGAGCTGATCGGAACCGCGGCCAACAACGCCTTTCTCGATCAAGTCTCACGATCGCTTTATAGCCTCGCCGTCGACCAGCGCAGGAAGGCGTCAGAAATGCCTGGCGTGCTCGACCAGTCGGCCAGGGATCACGACGCCATCGTCAGTGCTCTCGCGGCCGGCGACCCCAAGGCTGCTGAAGTTGCGATGGCAGCGCACGTCGCGCATATCCGCAAAACCACGCTCGACGTGCTCTCCGGCGCCGATCCGATCCCGTTCCGCATCCGCTAG
- a CDS encoding sugar phosphate isomerase/epimerase family protein, which yields MRLSVTSWSFPQLTLDEVGGLARVLGVEGIDVGYFYRSALDKARLLKTPEAYGEEIRNASPVAVSNLYHLFGNSVAERNLASPAHRGENLADFQQALRFCVAVGSPTVFILPGIINGAQSRKQALAETVESLKPLLDAAAPTGVGVCVEPHVHSYLESPSMTAELCERAAGVKLAIDYAHFAVSGYRQEEIDALAPWFGHAHLRQARPGALQTKLEEGTLNFPAMFSTFRDAGFDGWLACEYVHQGYFDTVHDDVLTETVKMRDLFRAWSAA from the coding sequence ATGAGACTCAGCGTTACCAGTTGGTCGTTTCCGCAGCTCACACTCGATGAAGTCGGCGGGCTTGCCAGGGTGCTTGGCGTCGAAGGCATCGATGTCGGCTATTTCTATCGTTCAGCGCTCGACAAGGCGCGGTTGCTCAAGACACCGGAGGCCTATGGCGAAGAGATCCGCAACGCCTCGCCGGTCGCCGTCTCCAACCTCTACCATCTCTTCGGCAATTCCGTTGCAGAGCGAAACCTCGCCAGCCCCGCGCATCGCGGGGAAAACCTCGCCGACTTCCAGCAGGCATTGAGATTCTGCGTCGCGGTCGGATCGCCGACGGTGTTCATCCTGCCCGGCATTATCAACGGTGCGCAGAGCCGCAAACAGGCACTCGCGGAAACCGTAGAATCGCTGAAGCCCCTGCTTGACGCGGCTGCACCCACCGGGGTGGGCGTCTGCGTCGAGCCGCATGTCCATTCCTATCTCGAGAGCCCGTCAATGACGGCTGAACTGTGCGAACGGGCGGCGGGCGTGAAGCTCGCCATCGACTATGCGCATTTCGCTGTTTCCGGCTACCGGCAAGAGGAGATCGATGCGCTTGCGCCCTGGTTCGGGCATGCGCATCTGCGTCAGGCGCGCCCCGGCGCGCTGCAGACCAAGCTTGAGGAAGGAACGCTCAACTTCCCGGCGATGTTCTCGACGTTTCGCGATGCCGGTTTCGACGGCTGGCTGGCTTGCGAATATGTGCACCAGGGCTATTTCGACACTGTGCATGACGATGTGCTGACGGAAACCGTGAAGATGCGCGATCTGTTTCGCGCCTGGAGTGCCGCATGA
- a CDS encoding SDR family NAD(P)-dependent oxidoreductase, producing the protein MSSGTIIVTGGAGGIGRAIAARLCKDGYRVVIADRDGAAAEAVAKATGCDFEVIDIGDEASVVAGVKAAAGRHGGLFGLVNNAGVHMQALVVETAVDDWDRIFRINSRGTFLMCREAARIMAAQQAGQMVNITTKLGFGNPFSSAYIASKNAIWGLTQCLAIEMASSGVRVNAVAPGHVGPGTGMEALFRQKADKLGKSWEDFEADVVATIPLHRWCKPEDVAGAVAWLMGPDASFVTGELINITGGFQAYAATPAADAVREAGLRGPSK; encoded by the coding sequence ATGAGTTCGGGTACCATCATCGTCACCGGCGGGGCCGGCGGCATCGGGCGTGCCATCGCGGCGCGGCTCTGCAAAGACGGTTATCGCGTCGTCATCGCCGACCGTGACGGCGCCGCCGCGGAGGCCGTTGCAAAAGCGACAGGCTGCGATTTCGAAGTCATCGACATCGGCGACGAGGCTTCGGTGGTGGCAGGTGTGAAGGCCGCTGCCGGCCGGCATGGCGGGCTTTTCGGCCTGGTCAACAATGCCGGCGTCCACATGCAGGCCCTGGTGGTCGAGACAGCCGTCGACGATTGGGACCGCATCTTCCGCATCAACAGCCGCGGCACCTTCTTGATGTGCCGCGAGGCCGCGCGCATCATGGCGGCGCAGCAAGCTGGCCAGATGGTCAACATCACCACCAAGCTCGGCTTCGGCAATCCGTTCTCGTCCGCCTATATCGCATCGAAGAACGCTATCTGGGGGCTGACCCAGTGCCTGGCCATCGAGATGGCGTCCAGCGGCGTGCGCGTCAACGCGGTAGCACCCGGGCATGTCGGGCCGGGAACCGGCATGGAAGCGCTGTTCCGTCAGAAGGCCGATAAGCTCGGCAAGAGCTGGGAGGACTTCGAGGCGGATGTGGTCGCGACCATTCCGCTGCACCGCTGGTGCAAGCCGGAGGACGTCGCCGGCGCGGTGGCATGGCTGATGGGGCCGGACGCCAGCTTCGTGACCGGCGAACTCATCAACATCACCGGCGGCTTCCAGGCCTATGCCGCGACCCCCGCCGCTGACGCGGTGCGGGAAGCCGGCTTGCGGGGACCGTCGAAATGA
- a CDS encoding SDR family NAD(P)-dependent oxidoreductase gives MTRLLEGEVALVTGARTGLGAATVAALAGLGATVIASGRHAGDCGAVVDAVTAGGGKACDFMLDVADLDAIPHRVAEALQRYGRIDILVNNAATIAPMTRLAELDARAFDAAFTLNVSGPAALTAALWPHFGGGRIINIVSGAATRAMSGWAAYCASKAALLMLTKSIALEGEASGILGFALAPGLVDTGMQAAIRDARINAVSDIPRENLDPPERAAQMIAWLATGLADDLAGDYVDVRQPGLQERVAADLSNNAKD, from the coding sequence ATGACGCGTTTGCTGGAGGGGGAAGTCGCACTGGTCACCGGCGCGCGGACCGGGCTCGGTGCCGCGACCGTGGCTGCCCTGGCGGGGCTTGGCGCCACCGTCATTGCCTCCGGGCGCCATGCCGGAGATTGCGGCGCGGTTGTCGATGCCGTGACAGCGGGCGGCGGCAAGGCTTGCGATTTCATGCTCGACGTCGCGGATCTGGATGCGATCCCGCATCGCGTCGCAGAGGCGCTCCAGCGCTACGGACGGATCGACATCCTCGTCAACAACGCCGCGACCATCGCACCGATGACGCGCCTGGCCGAACTCGACGCCAGGGCCTTCGACGCCGCGTTCACCCTCAATGTCAGTGGTCCGGCGGCCTTGACCGCAGCGCTCTGGCCCCATTTCGGCGGCGGCCGTATCATCAATATCGTCAGCGGCGCGGCAACCCGCGCAATGTCCGGCTGGGCCGCCTATTGCGCCTCCAAGGCGGCCTTGCTGATGCTGACAAAGTCGATCGCACTCGAAGGCGAAGCCAGCGGCATCTTGGGATTCGCCCTTGCGCCCGGACTGGTCGACACCGGCATGCAAGCCGCCATTCGCGACGCCAGGATCAATGCGGTCTCCGACATTCCCCGCGAAAACCTCGACCCGCCGGAGCGCGCGGCGCAGATGATCGCCTGGCTTGCAACCGGTTTGGCTGACGACCTTGCCGGCGACTATGTCGATGTGCGGCAGCCGGGACTGCAAGAGCGCGTCGCCGCGGACCTATCGAACAACGCCAAGGATTGA
- a CDS encoding SDR family NAD(P)-dependent oxidoreductase: protein MNRIDLEGQAAVVTGGAQGLGLAFARRMIASGAKVSLWDMNQAGLDAAVAQLGAAASAVVVDITDAEAVLAAHARTEKETGAVSILVNSAGIAGPNHTLDEYPLDAWRRVIDINLNGTFHVNRAVVPAMKARNYGRIVNVASIAGKEGNPNASAYSASKAGVIGLTKSLGKELAGYDIAVNCVTPAAARTPIFDQMKQEHIDYMLSKIPRARFLEVDEAANMVAWLVSKENSFTTASVFDLSGGRATY from the coding sequence ATGAACAGAATCGATCTTGAAGGACAGGCCGCCGTCGTGACCGGCGGAGCGCAGGGACTGGGCCTGGCCTTTGCCAGGCGGATGATCGCATCGGGCGCAAAAGTGAGCCTGTGGGACATGAACCAGGCAGGCCTGGACGCAGCGGTTGCCCAGCTCGGCGCGGCAGCCAGTGCAGTCGTGGTGGACATCACCGATGCCGAGGCAGTGCTTGCCGCGCACGCCCGCACCGAAAAGGAGACAGGAGCCGTCTCGATCCTGGTCAATTCGGCTGGCATTGCCGGACCCAACCACACACTCGATGAGTACCCGCTCGACGCCTGGCGGCGCGTCATCGACATCAATCTCAACGGAACCTTTCACGTCAACCGCGCCGTCGTGCCGGCGATGAAGGCGCGCAATTACGGCCGCATCGTCAACGTCGCCTCGATCGCCGGCAAGGAAGGCAATCCCAACGCTTCGGCCTATTCGGCGTCCAAGGCGGGCGTGATCGGGCTGACCAAGTCGCTGGGCAAGGAGCTTGCCGGCTACGACATAGCGGTCAACTGCGTCACGCCGGCGGCTGCGCGCACGCCGATCTTCGACCAGATGAAACAGGAGCATATCGACTACATGCTGTCCAAGATCCCGCGTGCTCGGTTCCTGGAAGTCGACGAGGCGGCAAACATGGTCGCCTGGCTGGTCTCCAAGGAAAACAGTTTTACCACCGCATCGGTCTTCGATCTGTCAGGCGGTCGCGCCACCTATTGA
- a CDS encoding aldehyde dehydrogenase family protein — protein MSQHALELIRSKGNIPARYGNFIGGKWVAPLDGQYFTDYSPINGQRLVEVAKSTPADVEAALDAAYKAKDGWARMAPAERSRLLNKVADRMEENLELLALAETLDNGKPIRETRGADVPLAIDHFRYFAGCIRADEGSISTIDDDTIAYHFKEPLGVVGQIIPWNFPLLMAAWKIAPALAAGNCTVIKPASNTPLTLLIFAGITADILPPGVLNVITGPGASVGRAIAANPRISKVSFTGETTTGRQIMGYAAEHLIPQTMELGGKSPNIFMADVMDADDEFFDKALEGFALFAFNKGEVCTCPSRALVQESIFDKFMERAVARVAKIKVGDPLDPLTQMGAQASEDQLTKILDYIEIGKQEGAKCLTGGERADLGGDLDKGYFVKPTVFSGDNSMRIFQEEIFGPVLSVTTFKTVEDAIRIGNDTIYGLGAGVWSRNGNDAYRVGRGIQAGRVWTNCYHAYPAHAAFGGYKASGFGRENHKMMLDHYQQTKNLLVSYSTKALGFF, from the coding sequence ATGTCCCAGCACGCCCTCGAACTCATCCGCTCCAAGGGAAATATTCCAGCCCGCTATGGCAACTTCATCGGCGGGAAATGGGTCGCGCCGTTGGACGGGCAGTATTTCACCGACTACAGCCCAATCAACGGCCAACGCCTGGTCGAGGTCGCGAAGTCGACGCCTGCGGACGTGGAAGCCGCGCTCGACGCAGCCTATAAGGCCAAGGACGGCTGGGCGCGCATGGCGCCTGCCGAGCGGTCGCGGCTGCTCAACAAAGTCGCCGACCGCATGGAGGAGAATCTCGAGCTGCTGGCGCTGGCCGAAACGCTGGACAACGGCAAGCCGATCCGCGAGACGCGGGGTGCCGACGTGCCGCTTGCCATCGACCATTTCCGGTACTTCGCAGGTTGCATCCGCGCTGACGAAGGCTCCATTTCGACAATTGATGACGACACCATCGCTTATCACTTCAAGGAGCCGCTGGGTGTCGTCGGCCAGATCATTCCCTGGAATTTCCCGCTGCTGATGGCGGCATGGAAGATCGCGCCGGCGCTTGCGGCTGGCAATTGCACGGTGATCAAGCCGGCCTCCAACACACCGCTGACGCTCTTGATCTTCGCCGGTATCACGGCGGATATCCTGCCGCCCGGCGTGCTCAACGTCATCACCGGTCCGGGCGCGTCGGTCGGTCGGGCAATCGCCGCCAATCCGCGCATTTCCAAGGTGTCGTTCACCGGCGAGACGACGACGGGAAGGCAGATCATGGGGTATGCGGCCGAGCACCTTATTCCGCAGACCATGGAATTGGGCGGCAAGTCGCCGAACATCTTCATGGCCGACGTGATGGATGCCGACGACGAATTCTTTGACAAGGCGCTTGAAGGCTTCGCCCTTTTTGCGTTCAACAAAGGCGAGGTCTGCACCTGCCCTTCGCGAGCGCTCGTCCAAGAATCGATCTTCGACAAGTTCATGGAGCGCGCGGTTGCCCGCGTTGCGAAGATCAAGGTCGGCGATCCGCTCGACCCTTTGACGCAGATGGGCGCGCAGGCTTCCGAAGATCAGTTGACCAAGATCCTCGACTATATCGAGATCGGCAAGCAGGAAGGCGCCAAATGCCTGACTGGCGGCGAGCGCGCCGATCTCGGTGGCGACCTCGACAAGGGCTACTTCGTGAAGCCGACCGTGTTCAGCGGCGACAACAGCATGCGGATCTTCCAAGAGGAGATTTTTGGTCCTGTCCTGTCGGTCACGACGTTCAAGACTGTCGAGGATGCGATCCGCATCGGCAATGACACCATCTATGGTCTCGGTGCCGGCGTCTGGTCGCGCAATGGCAACGATGCCTACCGGGTAGGGCGCGGCATCCAGGCGGGACGGGTGTGGACCAATTGCTATCACGCCTATCCCGCCCATGCCGCCTTCGGCGGTTACAAAGCTTCCGGGTTCGGGCGGGAAAACCACAAGATGATGCTCGACCATTATCAACAGACAAAGAATCTGCTGGTCAGCTACTCGACCAAAGCGCTGGGATTTTTCTGA
- the adhP gene encoding alcohol dehydrogenase AdhP has product MVKTMKAAVVRAFGKPLTIEDVPVPVPGPGELLVKVIACGVCHTDLHAASGDWPVKPVPPFIPGHEVAGVVAALGPGVSDFKEGDPVGVAWLHDACLSCEYCETGWETLCEHQHDTGYSCDGGFAEYVIASAAFTARLPAGVDFAQMAPILCAGVTTYKGLKETEARPGEWVAISGIGGLGHVAVQYAKAMGFKVVALDVTPDKLALARATGADVAIDARSPNAVAEVLKATGGGAHGILVTAVSPPAFSQAVHMVRRKGTVALVGLPAGEFPTPIFDVVLKRITLRGSIVGTRRDLDEAIAFAAEGKVRAEITKAPLGDINAVLARLKAGKIDGRVVLDLTAPIETSARKTEAAYA; this is encoded by the coding sequence ATGGTCAAGACGATGAAGGCCGCCGTCGTACGGGCATTCGGCAAGCCGCTTACGATCGAGGATGTGCCGGTCCCCGTACCCGGGCCAGGTGAACTGCTCGTCAAGGTCATCGCCTGCGGCGTTTGCCATACGGACCTGCATGCCGCCTCGGGCGACTGGCCGGTGAAGCCTGTGCCGCCCTTCATCCCCGGCCATGAAGTGGCGGGCGTTGTAGCCGCGCTCGGGCCAGGAGTGAGCGATTTCAAGGAGGGTGATCCGGTCGGCGTCGCCTGGCTGCACGACGCCTGCCTGAGCTGCGAATATTGCGAGACCGGTTGGGAGACGCTGTGCGAGCATCAGCACGATACCGGCTATAGCTGCGATGGCGGCTTCGCCGAATATGTCATCGCTTCGGCGGCCTTCACCGCGCGCCTTCCAGCCGGTGTCGATTTCGCCCAGATGGCCCCGATCCTGTGCGCTGGCGTTACCACCTATAAGGGGTTGAAGGAGACCGAGGCACGTCCGGGCGAATGGGTGGCGATTTCAGGCATAGGCGGTCTCGGCCATGTGGCGGTCCAGTATGCCAAGGCGATGGGCTTCAAGGTTGTGGCGCTCGACGTCACGCCCGACAAGCTCGCTCTGGCGCGTGCGACCGGAGCGGATGTGGCCATCGACGCCCGCTCCCCGAACGCTGTGGCGGAGGTGCTCAAGGCGACAGGTGGCGGTGCCCACGGCATTCTGGTGACGGCCGTCTCGCCACCAGCCTTTTCCCAGGCGGTGCACATGGTGCGCCGCAAGGGTACGGTCGCCCTGGTCGGTCTGCCGGCGGGAGAATTCCCGACCCCGATCTTCGACGTCGTGCTGAAGCGCATCACCTTGCGCGGATCCATCGTCGGCACGCGACGCGATCTCGATGAGGCCATCGCCTTCGCCGCCGAGGGCAAGGTCCGGGCCGAGATCACCAAAGCGCCGTTGGGCGACATCAATGCTGTCCTCGCCCGGCTCAAGGCGGGCAAGATCGACGGCCGCGTGGTGCTGGATCTCACCGCGCCGATAGAGACCAGTGCGAGGAAGACCGAAGCCGCATACGCGTAA
- a CDS encoding potassium channel family protein, with protein sequence MILNLLIGTVVISLTVLVHTFGLIAVTHAMGYLVARFRMHGRHSRMIAMISVVMGLFAVMTTEIWLWAGLYRLLDIFADFETALYFSTITFSTVGYGDVVPAHAWRVLAALGGVNGFLLIGWSTAYLIAAGTRIGPFKAGEHF encoded by the coding sequence ATGATCCTCAATCTGCTCATCGGCACCGTCGTCATCAGTCTGACGGTCCTGGTCCACACGTTTGGCCTGATCGCCGTTACCCATGCGATGGGATATCTTGTGGCGCGGTTTCGCATGCATGGACGTCACAGCCGTATGATCGCAATGATCAGCGTGGTGATGGGGCTCTTCGCGGTGATGACCACCGAGATTTGGCTCTGGGCCGGACTGTACCGGCTGCTTGATATCTTCGCCGACTTCGAGACCGCCCTATATTTCTCGACCATTACCTTTTCAACGGTCGGCTATGGCGACGTCGTACCCGCTCATGCATGGCGCGTGCTGGCGGCACTGGGGGGCGTGAACGGATTTCTGCTCATTGGCTGGTCGACCGCCTACCTGATCGCAGCGGGAACCCGCATCGGCCCGTTCAAGGCCGGCGAGCATTTCTGA